The nucleotide window GCTTTAGGAGAGTTTTCAGGTGTCTTCAAGGAACCAGTTGTAGTACCTTTATGTTTCACAACAGCAGCTCTAAACTCCTCAACAATGGATGCATCCTTGAACTTCAGAGCAATTGTAGAAAGCCCTTCTTTCCCGTCACCAGCACTATTCAGGCAAGCAAAAGTGAGCCCTCTTTTGTCCATATTTGTGAGCTTCATTTCTGGATAAAGGCTTGCATTCAAGATCAACCTGTAATTTCCTTTGGTCCTCATAACAAGTCTAGCTTTTCCCTCTCCTGGTGTAGAAACATTTACCTTTAGTTCTCCCTTGCCCCGCTCTTTCCACCCTCCATCAAGAAATTCAAACAGCACAGAATCAGCTGTGAATACGGGCTTTTCATTTTCCTCCCCTGTTTCAACAGAGACCTCTTCTTTGGAAGGAAATCCAGTACCCTCACCCTTGTTCACAATGGATGACCCTGAGTTTCCAAACAGAGAGTTATTTCCATTAGTGGGAAGAGTAAGTCCAAAAGATGGCTGGTCAGTTTTTGCCCCAAAGAGAGAACCAGAACCAGATTCAGCACCAAAACCTAGAGGAGACCCCTCTTTTGAAATAGCTCCAAAGGAGAATGTAGTGCTGGTGAACCCAGTCCCTGCAAGTCCCGTGAAAGCATTTTGGCTACTTGAGAGCTGTTGGAATGAGCTAAACGATGCAGTTTCTGTACCCTTCTCACTTTTCTCACCACCCGCATCAGTTTGTTCTTCATTCTCTGTTTTCTCGACTTCCACATCCTTCTTACTTTCACTTTCGTTCTTCTCAATTACTGTGCTTTCCTTGGTTTCATCCTGGATTTTCTCATCTTCAACCACCTTCTTTTCAGCAGATTCAGGTTTTTCAGACTCATTAGGAATTTCAACTTTCTCCTTGTTAACATTAGGTTCATCAACATTACCTTCTGATGTCTTAGAATTTTGATCAGGTTCCTTTTTACCTTCATTATTCGCATCATCTTCTTCCTTTCCAGTTGCCTCACCAACATCACCTGTTTCTTCTGGTTTCCCACTCTCAACATTGCCTGTGGTCACAGCAGAAGTGACACCGGATTCAGTAGGCAAGCGAATCGCTGCAAAAGGATTAGATGAAGGTCCAGTTGTGGTTGATGTAGTTTGATTGCGACGAACTTTGACAATTCTTCTACTTGCCATCACCTCCTCACTTGCTCTCTTGAAAGTTCCAGTTTCTTGATCAGCTgtatcttcatcatcatcaagaCCAGGATTGTCCCGTGATATTTCCTTTAGAGCCGCCCTTTTCTTTGATGGTTGAAGAGAATTCTCTGTGTCTCCCATCCGGAAATGAAGAAAGACACCTGACGAGTTCTCAAAAGAAAAGAGATTCTATTTCTGCAGGACATTGCATAGAAGACATCAGTAACCAGACAAACATATTTGAAAAAATATCTACCGAAAACACAAAACCAAGGAATTGGGGAGAAGTCATAGGATTTTAGATAACCAACGAAATGTAAAGGAAACATCTGAGGTGAGTAAAAAGGTTGGTACTTCTTCAAATAAATGCAAGCTTGTTCCACCGATATAAAGACTACCCTACTAAATAAACTCCTAAACACTAACGGCGCAAGTTTCGGATCACGTAGTTGTCAGGGGTATAAGACAGGCATATAATAATGGGGGAAAACAAAAAGGTGCAAGAGGACTGCTCTGCACAATACATGTCTACAGCTACATGTAATGTCTATCCACCAATATTATGTATTATCTCCAGCGTATGATAAGTTTTAGATTCTTAAGTGCTTAACCAGCTTCTACTAGGACCTTAATTTAGATTCAAATCCTATGGGAGAGCAAAGTAATAGGTGGCAGTGCATCCAAATCCTACAAAGAATCTGCAAGAAATATTGTCCAATCTCATTCTTTTCTAGAAATACCAGGCAATGTGTTTGGCAAAAGAAATGCAGAGACAGAAATGGTGGAATTAGACTATTAGAGATTAATAATAATTCGAGATAACTAAACAAATATTTCATACAAATAAGATTTATACATaattatcaaagaaaatatgAGAAAATGAAACAAATTCCAAACAGAGAAGTTGCAACATTTGCTTGACCTAGCTATCCGCATTGCAGGTTTCTGATAGAAACAGAAATGCAGCTAGGGAAAAGAAATACACTAGATTCTTTAAATTTACCTATTTCTTTAAATTAAAATATGTTACAACTACTTCAAAACTAGTGGCACTGCTTTGCTCTTCCCATTAACCACAAAGTTGAAGAGGAATACGAATATCTTTACCTTCTAGTATTAAAAACAACTCAATTGCACTCAACTAGGGATGGCAAACGGGGCGGGGCAGGTTTAGCTTTAACCCGCAAAAACTTTAACCCGCCCCGCATACACTTTTGTTTCCCTTTACTTTGTTATTTGCCTActcataaatttaaaaatatttggatagattttgGAAGCAGATTCAACAGATTAAAATTATCACTGAATAACAACAAATTTGTCTTTATCGT belongs to Nicotiana tabacum cultivar K326 chromosome 6, ASM71507v2, whole genome shotgun sequence and includes:
- the LOC107824286 gene encoding nuclear pore complex protein NUP50B, yielding MGDTENSLQPSKKRAALKEISRDNPGLDDDEDTADQETGTFKRASEEVMASRRIVKVRRNQTTSTTTGPSSNPFAAIRLPTESGVTSAVTTGNVESGKPEETGDVGEATGKEEDDANNEGKKEPDQNSKTSEGNVDEPNVNKEKVEIPNESEKPESAEKKVVEDEKIQDETKESTVIEKNESESKKDVEVEKTENEEQTDAGGEKSEKGTETASFSSFQQLSSSQNAFTGLAGTGFTSTTFSFGAISKEGSPLGFGAESGSGSLFGAKTDQPSFGLTLPTNGNNSLFGNSGSSIVNKGEGTGFPSKEEVSVETGEENEKPVFTADSVLFEFLDGGWKERGKGELKVNVSTPGEGKARLVMRTKGNYRLILNASLYPEMKLTNMDKRGLTFACLNSAGDGKEGLSTIALKFKDASIVEEFRAAVVKHKGTTTGSLKTPENSPKASDD